The Mycolicibacterium mucogenicum DSM 44124 genomic sequence TGATCCGGCGAGCCGAAGTCGATGACCCAAGGGTCCAGGCCCGCGGCGTGCAGGATGCCCACGGCGCCGTCGTCGCGCGTCACGTCCCACATGTCCGCGGACATCATCATCGGATGCACCATCAGCACCGGCGAACCGGCCGGGGCTGCGCCCGGACGGGCGTCCGGCGGGAAGTAGCGCCGCAGGCGGTACATCGGCACACTCTCGACGATCTGGAACGGCGATGGCACGGCGCCCGTCTCCAACCCGCCGTAGCGAAGCACTTCCAGGCCGTTTTGAGCGGTAGCTACCAACCGCTCCACCGGCCCGGTGATCACCGAAAAGTCCACCACCGGGTACTCCCTTTTGGTCAAATAAGTACAAATCCCCCGATTACGACGCCATCATGGCACAACGCGCTGGTTACCTCGTGGTTACGGCGTGGCAGAGGCACATGCGGCCGACGCCTAGAATCTGCGCCTGATGGCGCATCTACTCGGGGCCGAAGCCCTGCATCTGGAATTTCCGACCCGTGTGGTTTTCGATTCGCTGACGGTCGGGATCGAGGAGGGCGACCGAATCGGCATCGTCGGCCGTAACGGCGACGGCAAATCCAGTTTGCTGGCAATGCTGGGCGGCCGACTCAAGCCCGACTCCGGGCGGGTGACGGTGCGCGGTGGCGTCCGCATCGGGATGCTCGACCAGGCCGACACTCTCGATCACACCGACACCGTCGGGCACGCCGTCGTCGGCGACGTCCCCGAGCACGAATGGGCCGGTGATCCGCGCGGCCGCGACGTCATCGCCGGGCTGCTCGGCGACCTTGACTGGAATGCAGTGATCGGCACGCTGTCGGGCGGACAGCGCCGCCGCGTGGCCCTGGCACGTCTGCTCGCCGGCGACCACGACGTCCTTATCCTCGACGAGCCGACCAACCACCTCGACGTCGAGGCGATCACCTGGCTGGCCGCGCATCTGAAGAAGCGCTGGGCCGCCAATGCCGGTGGCTTGCTCGTCGTCACCCACGACCGGTGGTTCCTCGACGAGGTCTGTACAGCGACCTGGGAGGTGCACGACCGCATCGTCGAGCCCTTCGAGGGCGGCTACGCGGCGTACATCTTGCAGCGCGTGGAGCGCGACCGGCAGGCGGCCGCCTCTGAGGCCCGTCGGCAGAACCTGGCCCGCAAAGAACTCGCATGGCTGCGCCGCGGCGCACCGGCGCGGACGTCGAAACCGAAGTTCCGCATCGACGCCGCCAACGCGCTGATCGCCGATGTGCCCGAGATCCGCGACAAAGTGGCGCTGCAGTCGCTGGCGGTGACCCGGCTGGGCAAGCAGGTCGTCGACATTCTGGACGCGTCGGTGACCTACGGCGACCGGCAGGTGCTGCAGGACGTCGAGTGGCGGATCGCCCCCGGCGAGCGCACGGGCATCCTCGGCGTCAACGGCGCCGGCAAGTCGACGCTGCTCGGATTGATCGACGGCTCGGTCGAGCCGACCGAGGGCCGGGTCAAGCACGGCAAGACGGTGCAGATCGCCACGCTGACCCAGGGCGTGGAGAAGTTGGCCGAGCATCTCGACGAACCCGTACGTGTGGTGCTCAGTCGGCTGGCCACGACGTACACCTTCGGATCCGGTTCCAAGGCACAGGAACTCAGCCCGAGTCAGTTGCTGGAGCGCCTCGGCTTCGCCAGCGCGCAGCTGTCCACGCCGGTGCAGGATCTGTCCGGCGGGCAGCAGCGCCGGCTGCAGCTGCTCCTGATCCTGCTCGAACAGCCCAACGTGCTGATCCTCGACGAGCCGACCAACGACCTGGACACCGACATGCTGGCGGCCATGGAGGACCTGCTGGACTCCTGGCCGGGAACGCTGATCGTGGTCAGCCACGACCGGTACTTCCTGGAGCGTGTCACCGATCAGCAGTTCGGCATCCTCGGTGGCCGGTTGCGGCACCTGCCCGGCGGTGTCGACGAGTACCTGCGCCTGCGGGCGACGCACGCGGCCCAAACCGGTACCGCCGCAGCCAAACCCGCCGCGGCGGCGCCTGAGGGGTTGTCTGGTGCCGAGCTGCGCGCGGCGCAGAAGGAACTCACCGCCATCGAACGCCGGCTGGAAAAGCTCGCCGGCCAGATCGACACCGCACACCAGCGTCTCGCCGAGCACGACCAGGGCGACTACGAAGGGCTGCAACGCCTTACCGGCTCGCTGCGCGAGCTCGAAAGCGAAGTCACCGAGCTGGAGGAACGCTGGATGGAACTGTCCGAAGAAGTTCAGTAGCTGAACGTGGTGGCCGGCTCGTCGCCGATCCACTGCCACAGCGGGATGGTGCCGCCCAGCTCGGCATTGGCGAGGATTTGTTCTGCGTCAAGGGCTTTGGCGTTGAAGCAGATCGGGCAGATGAGGAACCTGCCGCCGGCGGCTTCGTAGCGGGCCATGAGGTCCGGCAGCGGCGGGCAGCCGTCGCAGGCGACGCCGAGCGCGAATCCGGGCTGGCCCAGCCGCACGGCTTCTTTGGCCAGGAACATCATCGTCGGATGTCCCTGTTCGGCTGCGCCGACCGCCATCAGCAGGGCGATGGTGACCTTCTCGGCGTCCTCCAGACCGGTGGTGAGGCTGATCGCCACTTTCGAGCTCATGAGCGGTTCTCCTTCGGTTCGGACTGAAATCCTGAGCACAGCAGGTCGATTGAATGGATGCGGTCATCGGCGGCGGCGAACATGCGTTGCTCGACGATCTTGACGGCGGTCGGGTCACCGGGCGGCGAGGTGCGGACCCGCCAGCTCAACGCGACGCGGTCTCCCACGCGGCCGACGGAGGCGTCGACCAGTTCGAAGTTGTCGGCACCGAACCAGTGCCGGAAGCGGCCGACGGTGTCGTCGGCCCCGGTCACGTCGACGAGGCCGGGCGGAATCAGGGCGCGGAAATGTACGTCGGGATCAAGGCATTCGGCCAGCGAGGCGAAATCCTGGCCGGCGAAGGCCTCCAGGAATGCGCCCGCCACTGCCCATCCTGTGCCGGTGTCGTTGTTCATGTATCGGTTCTACGGCCCGCCGACACCGGGGCGCATCGGGTGAATACCCGATCTATTCAGCCGCGCTGACCAGCCCGTGGCGCATGGCGAACATGGCGGCGGCGCCGCGGGTCGACACCCCGATCTTGGTGTAGATGTGTTCGACGTGGGTGCCGACGGTGCGCGGCGCGATCGAAAGGTGTTGGGCAATCTGCCGATTCGACGACCCACGGACCAGTAGCTCGAGCACTTCGAGTTCGCGGCCGGTCAGGCCGGCGACCATTCTTGGCCGACGCGTGGTGCGGCACCCGGCCGCCGTCAGCACGGCACCGACCGCCGCGCCGTCCAGGCGCCCGTCGGTGACCTCGGCGTGCATGGCCGCGGTGCGGTCGGCCGGTGCGAACGCCGTCCGGTGCGGGCGATCCTCGCCGAGCGCCTGGTAGACCGCCGCGGCGGCCAGCAGCCGTGCGGGCGCGGGAATGGCCGTGCCGGTCAGCCCACGCGGGTAGCCGCTGCCGTCCATGCGTTCGTAGCCGGCCGCCGCGACCGCGCCGATTTCGCACAGCCGCGGTTGGCGGCACAGCACCCGTTCGGTGAGATACGGGACAGTGCGGACGCGTTCGCGTTCGGCGACGGTCAAGGGCCCCGGCTTGTTCCAGATGCCCGTCGAGACGCCAATGGCTCCGATGCGGTGCACCAGCGCCGCACGCTCGGCGAGGGCGACGTCGTCAGGACCGAGGCCGGCCGCTGTGGCCGCCGCCGCGGTGAGTTCGGCGACGCGGCGTGAATAGCCGAGGAACCAGGGCGATTTCAGGTCGGCGTAGTCGGCGAAGACCCGCAGCACCGCGGTCAACTCAGCCTCCGGGACAGTGCGATCCAGCGGTGTGCAACCCCGGATCACCGAACCCCAGGCGTCGACGGTGTCGAGTCCCCCGAAGATCTCGTCCGGACGGCTGCAACACAGGTCGACGAGTTCCGGGTCGAATTCGGTCCCCCGGCGGCTGCGCAGCATCGCCAGTGCCCCTTCGATGCCGCCGGCGCGGTGGTGCGCCTCGGCGTCGTCCGCGATGTGGACGACGCGCATCACCGGTTGGATCTCCGTACCCCGCGCCCGTCCCGGCACGCCCTTGCCGTCCCAGCGCTCGAAGGCGTCCAACAGCGCGGTGCGCACCTCGGGCGGCAGGTCCAGGCGGTCGGCGATGTCGCTGGCCGTCTGACAATGGCTGACAAAGAGTTTCGGCATATCGGCGACGCCCTGGGCCAGGAAGCGCCCGACCATGGTGATGCGCTGCAACGCCGGTTGCCCCTGTGCGAGGTGCCCGAGCAGAAACCGCGCCATGCCGGGGCCGGCCTTGTCCACCTGGTAGCTGTCGGCGCGCATCTGGAGGTCGTCGGCGAACCAGTGCGCCAGCTCGTGCGAGTCGGCGACGCATCCCATCCAGGCCAGCAGCGACACGTAGAAGGCCGCGGCCGGATGCTCGGGTGCCATGCCTGCCGCGGCGGCCAGGCGCGTCGCGATGACCGTCTGGCGCAACACGTGCTCCTGCGGCTGCCCCAGTCCGAGATCGGTGGCCAGCGAGAGCGAGGCAATGAGCTCCGCCAGGCGCACTTCGGGCGTCTGGTTACCGGCCATCGGCTCAGCGTAGGTGCCGGGCGGCGTCAGGATCCGGTGTATTGCGCCAGTTCCCTGGCGATGGTGGCCTTCCTGAGCAGAAACCTGCCCTCATCCAACTTCTTTCGGCGCAGCCAACCGGTGACCTCGGCGTTGCACTTGCTCGCATTGCAGGACCGGCAGGCGGGCACCACATTGTCGAGCGTGTATCGCCCGCCGCGGGAAATGGGCTGCACGCAGTCTTTCTGCAGATCGGCGTCGTCCGCGCCGCAGTAGGCGCAGCCGCCCCAAATCTCTTGCAGGACAGCCCACTGCTGCGTCGTCAGGTCGTGGTCGACCTTCGCCATCCGACGTTTGCGACGTCTGGCGTAGACCGCGGCACGGCTTCGGGCAGGCACCTCCCGAGCCTAAGGCCGCCGACGGCCTCAGCCCTGCAGGCGGGTCCGCAAGCGGTCGGCGGTGTCGCGCACGGAGACGAGCTGCTCGGCAACCCGGGCCGGCGACGTGCCGCCACGGGCATCACGCGAGTCGACCGAACCGGCGATGGTCAGGACGTCCCGTACCTCGGCGGTGAGTCCCGGATGGATGCCGGCCAGCTCGTCGGCGGCGAGTTCTTCCAGCCCGACTCCCCTGGCCTCGGCGGCCTTGACCGCCGCACCCGCCGCCTCATGCGCGACGCGGAACGGAATGCCCTGGCGCACCATCCATTCCGCGATGTCGGTGGCCAGGGTGTAGCCGAGCGGCGCCAGCGCGGCCATCCGGTCGGTGTCGAAGGTCAGGGTGCCAACCAGGCCGGCCATCGCGGGCAGCAGCAACTGGAGCTGGGCTACGGAGTCGAAGACCGGCTCCTTGTCCTCCTGCAGATCCCGGTTGTAGGCCAGCGGCTGCGCCTTGAGGGTGGCCAGCAGGCCGGCCAAGTTGCCGATGAGACGGCCGGACTTGCCGCGCGCCAGCTCGGCGATGTCGGGGTTCTTCTTCTGCGGCATGATCGAACTGCCGGTCGACCACGAGTCGTGCAGTTTGACGTAGCCGAATTCCGTTGTGCTCCAAAGGATGATGTCCTCGGACAGCCTAGACAGATCCACGGCGATCATCGCGAACACGAATGCGGCCTCGGCGGCGAAGTCACGCGAAGAAGTGGCGTCGATCGAATTGTCCGCAGCCGCAGCGAATCCCAGATCTGCCGCGATGGCATCGGGGTCCAGGCCCAGCGAGCTGCCTGCGAGCGCACCGGAGCCGTAGGGCGACACCGCCGCCCGCTTGTCCAGATCGAGCAGCCGGTCGGCGTCACGCAGCAGCGGATGTGCGTGCGCGAGGAGGTGGTGGGCCAACAGCACGGGCTGTGCCGACTGCAGGTGCGTCTTGCCGGGCATGATCGCCGTCGGGTGCGCCGCAGCCTGGCCGGCCAGCGCAGCCGCGACGTCGAGCACGCCGTTGCCGACGGCCTTGATGGCGTCGCGCAGCCACATGCGGAACAGCGTCGCCACCTGGTCGTTGCGAGACCGGCCCGCGCGCAGCCGGCCACCGAGGTCCTCACCGACGCGGTCGATCAGGCCGCGTTCCAGCGCGCCGTGCACGTCCTCATCCGTCGGCAGCGGCCCGAAGGACCCGTCGGCGACGTCGTTGCCCAGGCTGTCCAGCCCGGCCAACAGCCCGTCCCGCTGCTCGTCGGTGAGCAACCCGGCGTTGTACAGCACGCGGGCGTGCGCCTTGGATGCGGTGACGTCATATGGCGCCAGCGCCCAGTCGAAGTGCGTCGACTTGCTCAGTGCGGCAAGCGCGTCGGACGGGCCGGAGGCGAACCGGCCACCCCACAGCGAACCTTCGTTGGTTCCACCGGTGCTCATTAACGTGCCCCTCGTCGAGTGCGAGCGGCCGCTTTTGTACAGCTGAACACGGTGTGTCGGTGTACAAACACGGCCGCTCGCGGGAAGTGGTTGTTACAGGCCCAGATCGCGCTTGGCGGAGATCTTGGAGCTCAGGCCATGCAGCTGGACGAAGCCCTTGGCGGCGCTCTGGTCGAAGCTGTCGCCCTCGTCGTAGGTGGCGAGGTTGAAGTCGTAGAGCGACTCACCCGAGCGACGGCCGTTGACGGTGATGTGACCGCCGTGCAGGACCAGGCGGATGTCGCCGGAGACGTGCTGCTGGGTGTGCTCGACGAACGCCTCCAGCGAGGCCTTCAGCGGGCTGTACCAGAGACCGTCGTAGGTGAGCTCGCCCCACTTGCGGTCGACGCCGCGCTTGTAGCGGCCGAGCTCGCGCTCCAGGGTGACGTGCTCGAGCTCGGTGTGCGCGGTGATGAGCACCATGGCGCCCGGGGCCTCGTAGATTTCGCGAGACTTGATGCCGACGAGGCGATCCTCGACGACGTCCAGGCGGCCGACGCCCTGCGCACCGGCGCGGCTGTTGAGCTCCTGGATGATCTGCAGCACGCTCAGCGGGCGGCCGTCGATGGCGACCGGGCGGCCCTTGTCGAAGCTGATGATCAGCTCGTCGGGGGTGTTGAAGTGGACCGTCGGGTCCTCGGTGTAGTCGTAGACGTCCTTGGTCGGGGCGTTCCACAGGTCCTCGAGGAAGCCGGTCTCGACGGCGCGGCCCCACACGTTCTGGTCGATCGAGAACGGCGACTTCTTGGTGACGTTGATCGGGATGTCGTTCTCCTGCGCGAAGGCGATGGCCT encodes the following:
- a CDS encoding ABC-F family ATP-binding cassette domain-containing protein, with protein sequence MAHLLGAEALHLEFPTRVVFDSLTVGIEEGDRIGIVGRNGDGKSSLLAMLGGRLKPDSGRVTVRGGVRIGMLDQADTLDHTDTVGHAVVGDVPEHEWAGDPRGRDVIAGLLGDLDWNAVIGTLSGGQRRRVALARLLAGDHDVLILDEPTNHLDVEAITWLAAHLKKRWAANAGGLLVVTHDRWFLDEVCTATWEVHDRIVEPFEGGYAAYILQRVERDRQAAASEARRQNLARKELAWLRRGAPARTSKPKFRIDAANALIADVPEIRDKVALQSLAVTRLGKQVVDILDASVTYGDRQVLQDVEWRIAPGERTGILGVNGAGKSTLLGLIDGSVEPTEGRVKHGKTVQIATLTQGVEKLAEHLDEPVRVVLSRLATTYTFGSGSKAQELSPSQLLERLGFASAQLSTPVQDLSGGQQRRLQLLLILLEQPNVLILDEPTNDLDTDMLAAMEDLLDSWPGTLIVVSHDRYFLERVTDQQFGILGGRLRHLPGGVDEYLRLRATHAAQTGTAAAKPAAAAPEGLSGAELRAAQKELTAIERRLEKLAGQIDTAHQRLAEHDQGDYEGLQRLTGSLRELESEVTELEERWMELSEEVQ
- a CDS encoding DsrE family protein, which gives rise to MSSKVAISLTTGLEDAEKVTIALLMAVGAAEQGHPTMMFLAKEAVRLGQPGFALGVACDGCPPLPDLMARYEAAGGRFLICPICFNAKALDAEQILANAELGGTIPLWQWIGDEPATTFSY
- a CDS encoding nuclear transport factor 2 family protein encodes the protein MNNDTGTGWAVAGAFLEAFAGQDFASLAECLDPDVHFRALIPPGLVDVTGADDTVGRFRHWFGADNFELVDASVGRVGDRVALSWRVRTSPPGDPTAVKIVEQRMFAAADDRIHSIDLLCSGFQSEPKENRS
- a CDS encoding HD domain-containing phosphohydrolase, which gives rise to MAGNQTPEVRLAELIASLSLATDLGLGQPQEHVLRQTVIATRLAAAAGMAPEHPAAAFYVSLLAWMGCVADSHELAHWFADDLQMRADSYQVDKAGPGMARFLLGHLAQGQPALQRITMVGRFLAQGVADMPKLFVSHCQTASDIADRLDLPPEVRTALLDAFERWDGKGVPGRARGTEIQPVMRVVHIADDAEAHHRAGGIEGALAMLRSRRGTEFDPELVDLCCSRPDEIFGGLDTVDAWGSVIRGCTPLDRTVPEAELTAVLRVFADYADLKSPWFLGYSRRVAELTAAAATAAGLGPDDVALAERAALVHRIGAIGVSTGIWNKPGPLTVAERERVRTVPYLTERVLCRQPRLCEIGAVAAAGYERMDGSGYPRGLTGTAIPAPARLLAAAAVYQALGEDRPHRTAFAPADRTAAMHAEVTDGRLDGAAVGAVLTAAGCRTTRRPRMVAGLTGRELEVLELLVRGSSNRQIAQHLSIAPRTVGTHVEHIYTKIGVSTRGAAAMFAMRHGLVSAAE
- a CDS encoding HNH endonuclease: MAKVDHDLTTQQWAVLQEIWGGCAYCGADDADLQKDCVQPISRGGRYTLDNVVPACRSCNASKCNAEVTGWLRRKKLDEGRFLLRKATIARELAQYTGS
- the argH gene encoding argininosuccinate lyase; the encoded protein is MSTGGTNEGSLWGGRFASGPSDALAALSKSTHFDWALAPYDVTASKAHARVLYNAGLLTDEQRDGLLAGLDSLGNDVADGSFGPLPTDEDVHGALERGLIDRVGEDLGGRLRAGRSRNDQVATLFRMWLRDAIKAVGNGVLDVAAALAGQAAAHPTAIMPGKTHLQSAQPVLLAHHLLAHAHPLLRDADRLLDLDKRAAVSPYGSGALAGSSLGLDPDAIAADLGFAAAADNSIDATSSRDFAAEAAFVFAMIAVDLSRLSEDIILWSTTEFGYVKLHDSWSTGSSIMPQKKNPDIAELARGKSGRLIGNLAGLLATLKAQPLAYNRDLQEDKEPVFDSVAQLQLLLPAMAGLVGTLTFDTDRMAALAPLGYTLATDIAEWMVRQGIPFRVAHEAAGAAVKAAEARGVGLEELAADELAGIHPGLTAEVRDVLTIAGSVDSRDARGGTSPARVAEQLVSVRDTADRLRTRLQG
- a CDS encoding argininosuccinate synthase, which encodes MSERVILAYSGGLDTSVAISWIGKETGKEVVAVAIDLGQGGEDMEVVRQRAIDCGAVEAVVVDARDEFADEYCLPTIKANALYMDRYPLVSAISRPLIVKHLVEAARSHGGTVVAHGCTGKGNDQVRFEVGFNTLAPELEVIAPVRDYAWTREKAIAFAQENDIPINVTKKSPFSIDQNVWGRAVETGFLEDLWNAPTKDVYDYTEDPTVHFNTPDELIISFDKGRPVAIDGRPLSVLQIIQELNSRAGAQGVGRLDVVEDRLVGIKSREIYEAPGAMVLITAHTELEHVTLERELGRYKRGVDRKWGELTYDGLWYSPLKASLEAFVEHTQQHVSGDIRLVLHGGHITVNGRRSGESLYDFNLATYDEGDSFDQSAAKGFVQLHGLSSKISAKRDLGL